In Nicotiana tabacum cultivar K326 chromosome 2, ASM71507v2, whole genome shotgun sequence, the following proteins share a genomic window:
- the LOC107811238 gene encoding uncharacterized protein LOC107811238 produces the protein MSSAPNSPKNKIKLLCSHGGKILPRPFDGHLKYVGGETRVISVPRDIKFHELMKKLTAPIEGDMVLKYQLVPEDLDALVSVKSDEDLRHMLDEYDRCESPGVSRLRAFLFPAKPIVLDHHVASSEPLEHRYIDAVNGIVRIAEAGIFRLHPPPGISHTSFSACSSPRSPESCTTEGIVNQEHFTQTSHMHKVHSSPSIFNLTSQQQRHGFHHQFHNYKPPLHQFGKPPPVDPERLFSVRSVGRAEGVRYHVDHSPHYYHSTTRHNHNRGNGCMHYEDCSHYGERTGSLSPVDKRNGSFSPSPHSLSPLAGSTDS, from the exons ATGTCTTCAGCACCAAACTCCCCTAAGAATAAGATAAAGCTTTTATGCAGCCATGGAGGCAAGATTCTTCCTCGACCATTCGATGGCCATTTGAAGTATGTTGGAGGCGAGACTCGCGTTATCTCCGTTCCTCGGGACATTAAATTTCATG AGTTAATGAAGAAACTGACTGCCCCAATTGAGGGGGACATGGTTCTCAAATATCAATTAGTGCCTGAAGACCTCGACGCCCTTGTTTCAGTAAAATCAGACGAGGATCTACGCCACATGCTTGATGAATACGATCGTTGTGAGAGTCCAGGGGTCTCACGGCTCCGAGCCTTTCTCTTCCCAGCAAAGCCTATTGTCCTGGACCACCACGTCGCGTCTTCGGAGCCTCTAGAACATAGATACATTGATGCTGTCAATGGCATTGTTCGTATTGCAGAAGCAGGAATATTCAGGTTGCATCCGCCTCCAGGCATAAGCCACACATCCTTCTCTGCCTGTTCCTCCCCAAGATCTCCAGAGAGCTGCACGACTGAAGGCATTGTTAATCAAGAACACTTCACGCAAACAAGTCATATGCATAAAGTCCATAGCTCCCCCAGCATTTTCAATTTGACTAGCCAACAACAACGACACGGCTTCCATCATCAATTCCACAACTACAAGCCGCCACTCCATCAGTTTGGCAAACCTCCACCCGTTGATCCGGAAAGACTTTTCTCCGTTAGGTCTGTTGGCCGAGCTGAGGGGGTGAGGTACCATGTGGATCATAGTCCACATTACTACCATTCAACCACGAGGCACAATCACAACCGGGGCAATGGATGTATGCATTATGAGGATTGCAGTCACTACGGGGAAAGAACAGGCAGTCTTTCTCCTGTGGACAAAAGAAATGGTAGCTTTTCTCCAAGTCCCCATTCCCTAAGTCCCCTTGCAGGATCAACAGATAGTTGA